One window from the genome of Pirellulales bacterium encodes:
- a CDS encoding PhoH family protein, which translates to MTEATIAVVDSKALLSLFGPRDQHLKQIRDTLGVRISARSDEIRIEGEEEAVSKATGVLEQLQSLAVRQGVVAPGDVARALAVATGGPALEEPPTIEVFQAGRKIQARTAGQANYLRAIQDHDLVFCVGPAGTGKTYLAVAMAVAALKQERIRKIVLVRPAVEAGESLGYLPGDLQAKINPYLRPLLDALREMMDYDQIKRYTEQDLIEVIPLAYMRGRTLNEAFIILDEAQNTTISQMKMFLTRMGRNSKIVVSGDVTQVDLPSHTQSGLIDATRRLKGIEGLTHVRLTNADIVRHRLVREIVRAYDEDTTRRRPNP; encoded by the coding sequence ATGACCGAAGCCACCATCGCTGTCGTCGATTCCAAAGCGCTACTCTCGCTCTTCGGGCCTCGCGACCAGCACCTCAAGCAAATTCGCGATACCCTTGGCGTTCGCATTTCTGCCCGAAGCGATGAAATCCGTATCGAGGGCGAGGAAGAAGCCGTCAGCAAGGCCACCGGAGTGCTGGAGCAATTGCAGTCGCTGGCCGTCCGCCAGGGCGTCGTGGCGCCGGGCGATGTGGCCAGGGCGTTGGCGGTGGCCACCGGCGGGCCGGCCCTGGAAGAGCCGCCGACCATCGAAGTCTTTCAGGCCGGCCGCAAAATCCAGGCCCGCACGGCCGGCCAGGCCAATTATTTGCGGGCCATTCAAGACCATGACCTGGTGTTCTGCGTCGGCCCGGCCGGCACGGGCAAAACCTACCTGGCGGTGGCCATGGCCGTCGCCGCCCTGAAACAAGAGCGGATTCGCAAAATCGTGCTGGTGCGGCCGGCGGTCGAGGCCGGCGAGAGCCTGGGCTATTTGCCCGGCGACCTGCAAGCCAAAATCAACCCTTATCTCCGCCCGTTGCTCGACGCCCTGCGCGAGATGATGGACTACGACCAGATCAAACGCTACACAGAACAGGACCTGATCGAGGTGATTCCGCTGGCCTATATGCGGGGCCGCACGCTCAACGAAGCGTTCATCATCCTCGACGAGGCCCAGAATACGACCATTTCGCAAATGAAAATGTTCCTCACCCGCATGGGCCGCAACTCGAAGATCGTGGTGTCGGGCGACGTGACGCAAGTCGACCTGCCCAGCCACACGCAGAGCGGCCTGATCGACGCCACGCGGCGGCTGAAAGGAATCGAAGGTCTGACGCACGTGCGGCTGACCAACGCCGACATCGTCCGCCA